The following proteins are encoded in a genomic region of Drosophila miranda strain MSH22 chromosome 4, D.miranda_PacBio2.1, whole genome shotgun sequence:
- the LOC108161888 gene encoding NF-kappa-B inhibitor cactus has product MWNQTTEAAQATAAAATSDNSKEVASAEECGCAANSFDNSKHPKSSFGGKINEKTEQRGDNDDDNAINKQKEFAAQSETSDSGFISGPQSSQIFSEEIISEHDTATDTESKPKTAPAFESSQKTSQAPDQKQIASVVLDSGIIDEVETEEEDNDEQEQQNPTSSQAGIKQQPAATEQMRLKHNTDAGIPQWTVQSNLAGRGEVLNNLGTSTSISGRSKAISSDNKPTNAAASASASGSANLNNSSINIINAWEQFYQQNDDGDTPLHLACISGYVDVVAALIRMAPHPCLLNIQNDVAQTPLHLAALTAQPNIMRMLLLAGAEPTVRDRHGNTALHLSCIAGEKQCVRALTEKFGATEIHEAHRQYGHRSNDKAVSSLSYARLPADLEIRNYDGERCVHLAAEAGHIDILRILVSHGADINAREGKSGRTPLHIAIEGCNEDLANFLLDECEKLNLETATFSGLTAYQFACIMNKSRMQNILEKRGAETVTPPDSDYDSSDIEDLDDTKMYDRFGDPRYFVSYNGGNPMTVA; this is encoded by the exons ATGTGGAACCAAACAACAGAGGCAGCACAAgcaacagccgcagcagcaacaagtgATAATAGCAAGGAGGTGGCCAGTGCAGAGGAGTGTGGATGTGCTGCCAACTCATTTGATAACAGTAAACATCCAAAATCCTCATTTGGCGGCAAAATCAACGAGAAGACGGAGCAAAGGggcgacaacgacgacgacaacgccATTAACAAGCAAAAAGAATTTGCAGCACAAAGCGAAACAAGTGATTCTGGTTTTATATCTGGACCGCAATCATCGCAGATCTTTAGCGAGGAGATTATCAGCGAGCACGACACCGCAACCGACACCGAATCCAAGCCCAAGACCGCACCCGCCTTCGAGTCATCGCAGAAAACCAGTCAGGCTCCCGATCAAAAGCAAATCGCTTCCGTGGTCCTTGATTCGGGCATCATTGACGAGGTCgaaaccgaggaggaggaCAACGACGAACAGGAGCAACAGAATCCAACATCCTCCCAGGCTGGCATCAAGCAACAGCCGGCCGCCACTGAACAAATGCGCCTCAAACACAACACAGACGCCGGAATACCACAATGGACAGTCCAAAGCAATCTGGCCGGACGTGGCGAGGTCCTCAACAATCTGGGCACCAGCACCTCCATTTCGGGCCGCAGCAAAGCCATCAGTAGCGATAACAAACCCACGAATGCAGCAGCCTCAGCATCTGCCTCTGGATCGGCTAATCTgaacaacagcagcatcaaTATCATAAACGCCTGGGAGCAGTTCTATCAGCAGAATGACGACGGCGACAC ACCTCTGCATTTGGCTTGCATATCGGGTTATGTCGATGTGGTGGCCGCCCTCATACGCATGGCGCCGCATCCATGCCTGCTCAATATCCAGAACGATGTGGCACAAACCCCACTGCATTTGGCTGCCCTCACAGCCCAACCGAATATCATGAGGATGCTGCTACTGGCTGGAGCTGAG CCCACAGTTCGTGATCGTCATGGTAATACTGCTTTGCACCTATCCTGCATTGCCGGCGAGAAGCAATGTGTTCGTGCCTTGACGGAGAAGTTTGGTGCCACGGAGATCCATGAGGCACATCGCCAGTACGGACATCGTTCGAACGACAAGGCTGTTAGCTCCCTCAGCTATGCCCGTCTACCCGCCGATCTGGAGATACGCAACTACGATG gCGAACGCTGCGTACATTTGGCTGCCGAAGCAGGTCACATTGACATTTTACGCATTTTGGTATCACATGGAGCGGATATCAACGCTAGG GAGGGTAAATCGGGACGCACACCTCTACACATTGCCATTGAGGGCTGCAACGAGGATTTGGCCAATTTCCTGCTCGACGAGTGCGAGAAACTCAATCTGGAGACGGCCACCTTCTCCGGCCTGACGGCCTACCAGTTCGCGTGCATCATGAACAAATCCCGAATGCAGAATATACTCGAGAAACGCGGCGCCGAGACCGTAACGCCGCCCGATAGTGATTACGATAGTAGCGATATTGAAGATCTAGACGATACGAAG ATGTACGATCGCTTTGGTGATCCGCGCTACTTTGTCAGCTACAACGGCGGCAATCCCATGACAGTTGCCTGA
- the LOC108161892 gene encoding NIF3-like protein 1 codes for MLRGVTSLRKMSSYSGRKLTAVVKELENFAPLSLAEKWDNVGLLIEPHNERDVKKILLTNDLTEPVMKEAVEKQVEMIISYHPPIFKPLTRITKSNWKERVVAACLANSIALYSPHTSWDKKTGGVNDWLAQSVTIKSIRPLIPEFGCTEPGTGSGRLIETNMTISQLVEALQHHIENDVHVALAVGHDSKTLVRTVGICAGSGGSLLRGIQADTIITGEMSHHELLEFNHNGTTVLLCNHSNSERGFLRMFAPKLGELLQGACQILISEKDQDPLVTAVRVSECRPKASSTINRS; via the coding sequence ATGTTACGGGGTGTAACTAGCTTAAGAAAAATGAGCAGCTACAGTGGTCGCAAATTAACTGCTGTTGTCAAGGAACTcgaaaactttgccccgcttTCGCTGGCCGAAAAGTGGGATAACGTGGGACTTCTGATCGAGCCGCACAATGAGAGAGATGTGAAAAAGATACTCCTGACCAACGATCTCACCGAGCCCGTAATGAAGGAGGCTGTGGAAAAGCAGGTGGAGATGATCATTAGTTATCATCCGCCAATCTTCAAACCCCTGACAAGAATTACCAAGTCCAACTGGAAGGAGCGGGTGGTGGCTGCCTGTTTGGCCAATTCCATAGCCCTGTATTCGCCCCATACGTCGTGGGATAAGAAAACTGGTGGCGTCAACGATTGGTTGGCCCAGTCCGTGACCATTAAAAGCATTCGGCCGTTGATACCCGAGTTCGGGTGCACCGAACCTGGCACCGGCTCGGGAAGGTTGATCGAGACGAATATGACAATTTCTCAGTTGGTTGAGGCACTGCAGCATCACATCGAGAACGATGTGCACGTGGCCCTGGCCGTGGGACATGATTCAAAGACACTTGTGCGTACTGTGGGCATCTGTGCGGGATCGGGTGGCTCCCTTTTGCGGGGCATCCAGGCCGATACCATCATCACGGGCGAAATGTCACATCACGAACTGCTGGAATTCAATCACAATGGTACCACCGTGCTGCTCTGCAATCACAGCAACTCGGAGCGCGGATTCCTGCGCATGTTTGCACCGAAACTTGGTGAACTCTTGCAGGGAGCCTGTCAAATCCTCATATCGGAGAAGGACCAAGATCCGCTGGTGACGGCCGTACGGGTATCTGAGTGCCGCCCCAAAGCAAGCTCAACAATAAATCGCAGCTAA
- the LOC108161893 gene encoding 39S ribosomal protein L4, mitochondrial encodes MLKNILSKSRQVWTPLARGLSKTNTQSNVAAESAAAANITKPALILPQDYADYAPLNRNAPRQAWIENIDAVAERKMGLIELHPDVFAAQPRVDVIQENIEWQRKYRYVSLAHAKTRAEVRGGGRKPWPQKGMGRARHGSIRSPLFKGGGVIHGPRSPTTHFYMLPFYKRVMGLTSTLSVKLAQDDLHVIENVDIPTRDAQFIKDLIAERNWGPSILIVDKEYMFPENICYATDDLGYVNLMPAFGLNVYSMLKHDTLVLTVDAVKHLEQRLLYQLHRTDATSKGGKFKLDQV; translated from the exons ATGTTGAAAAACATTTTAAGTAAATCGAGGCAGGTGTGGACTCCACTGGCACGTGGTCTGTCGAAGACCAACACCCAGAGCAATGTAGCCGCCGAGTCCGCAGCTGCTGCCAACATTACAAAGCCGGCACTGATATTGCCTCAAGATTATGCCGACTATGCGCCACTAAACAGGAATGCCCCACGCCAGGCATGGATAGAGAATATCGATGCAGTGGCCGAGCGCAAGATGGGTCTGATTGAGCTCCATCCGGATGTGTTTGCGGCACAGCCGCGTGTGGACGTCATTCAGGAGAACATCGAATGGCAGCGAAAATATCGTTATGTAAGTTTGGCCCATGCCAAGACGCGGGCGGAGGTGCGTGGCGGCGGAAGAAAGCCGTGGCCCCAGAAAGGCATGGGTCGTGCTCGACATGGCTCCATACGTTCACCTTTGTTCAAAGGTGGTGGCGTCATCCATGGTCCCCGTTCGCCCACCACACATTTCTACATGCTGCCCTTCTACAAGCGCGTGATGGGACTGACCTCAACGTTGAGCGTGAAGCTGGCCCAGGATGACCTGCACGTCATTGAGAATGTAGACATTCCCACCAGAGATGCCCAATTCATCAAAGATCTGATAGCAGAGCGCAATTGGGGACCATCGATCTTGATTGTGGACAA AGAATACATGTTCCCTGAAAACATCTGCTATGCCACCGACGACCTGGGCTATGTGAATCTGATGCCAGCATTTGGTCTGAATGTCTACTCTATGCTGAAGCACGATACGTTGGTCCTGACTGTGGATGCCGTCAAGCATTTGGAACAGCGTCTGCTATATCAACTGCATCGGACTGATGCCACCAGCAAGGGCGGCAAATTCAAGCTAGATCAAGTCTAA